aattgactcaaatgatgtcaattagcctatcagaagcttctaaagacattacATAATGTTATGAAacgttccaagctgtttaaaggcacagtcaacttagtgtatgaaaacttctgactcactggaattgtgattcgatgatataatctgtctgtaaagaattgttggaaaaatactggtcacgcacaaagtagatatcctaactgacttgccaaaactttagtttgttaacaggaaatttgtggagtggttgaaaaacgagttttaatgactccaacctatgttaattaacaggaaatttgtggagtggttgaaaaacgagttttaatgactccaacctaagtgtatgtaatcttacgacttcaactgtgaaTAACAAAGTTATAATACTTCACTGTACATTTAAATGAATATGTTTATTAACAATACGTCAACGTTACTTGATCATGAATCATGTTGTTAGTTAGCAGGAGTAAGCTGCTAACTTCCATTGTCTCCACATGCTTGTGGATTGTTGCATTATTTAAGAGTGTAATATGGCGTGGTTGAATTATTCAATATTGTTAAATAGTTTGTGCTCCCTGGCTAGTGGCCACTGTGATATTTATGGTCAATTTGAGCTGTGGACAAAGAATTGATAAGGAGAAATCTCTTTCGCCATATCTATCGTACAGGGAATAGGGCCATGCACTTCATTGACATGTTGAAATTTTGCCATAGTGTGAGAGTATCAGTACCATTATGTCTGTggttatacagatgtaggatcttaatttgatcactcttttgtgcCTGAGAATTTTCtcagtgtattcaaggtttaaaatgtcagacttgattgcCCTAACAGCCCCTacaagaaaataataataattatacatCCACTTAATAATTCAAATGTCCtgatgctgcaggattattttcctgctttagcaaactgactcaaattaagattctaaaTCTGCATGAGGAACTTCACTGAGAGGGGAAGTTGTGAACAATGATAGGGCATTGATatgaccatacatacagtataggaACTAAAAACGTCCCGTCTTTTCTGGAAGAGAACAAGACGCACAcacctgcaaaaaaaaaaacagcacttTTTTGATTTTTATAAAACAGGTAGTAACATAACCTTGAGAAATTAAGCGAATGAAGAGGATTTCCTGTCAAATGAATCAATTGCATCAGAGCTATTGAGTTTGTAGCTACTTTTTTTGACATTCATTAATTAACAAGTGTTATGTTATTTTGGAATACCTTGCCAAATCAGCTGTgtgttttctcctctctacttAATAGTAAAGCAACATAAAGGCACTGTTATAACACATCGATGCCACAAAAAAATGCAATTAAAATGTTAACCTCTTGTTATTGTCTGATACTCAGAATGACTTCAACTGCCTCCTTCTACACCGTATGTAAAGCCACCAAAGAGCACAGGTGTGACTTCGGTAAACTTCCCAGTTGCCATGGAAATTATAAATTCAGAGTGAGGATAGAGTTAGAGGGAAATACCTCCAGTTGGGCGGAAACCCCAAACTTCTCTCTTAAGAAAGGAAGTGAGTACCATCATGCACTTTGGTGACATTGTTCATTGTAGCTCTCTCATTCTTGACATCCTATCTTTGACTTCCTGTATTGTGTCTCCTCAGCCGTAATTGGTCCTCCAAACGTAACCTTGGTCACCAAGGGAGGAGCTTTAGGAGCTGTGGAGGTGAACATTCAGAATCCAGTGCTAAAGATCTCATCACTGAATGAAGCCTACAGCAAAGTGGAATACAATATCAGATACTGGAAGAAGACTGACAAGAAGGATGTAAGAGAAACAtatgacagtcaaacacacacacaaacacacacacacacacatacatacacacacacaaactatttacattgagtgtacaaaatacCTTCCTACTAtcgcacccccttttgccctcagaacagcctgcaTTCGTCGGGacatagactctacaaggtgtcgaaagtgttccacagggatgctggctcatgttgactccaatgcttcccacagttgtgtcaagttggttggatgtcctttgggcggtggaacattcttgattcacacaggaaactgttgagcatgaaaaacccattagcgttgcagttcttgacactcaaaccggtgtgcctggcacctagaACCATACCCCatccaaaggcacttaaatctgatGTCTTGCCTATTCAAGCTCTgaacgcacacatacacaatccatgtcttaattgtctcaatGTTTAAAACTACcttttcacctttcattcagaagctacagtgcattcggaaagtattcagacaccttgactttttccaaattttgttacgttacagacgtattctaaaattgattaaaacgtTTATtgttaatctacacacacaaccccataaagacaatgcaaaaacaggtttttaggaatgaaaaatgcaaatattgcatttacataagtattttgacccttttctcagtactttgttgatgcacctttggcagaaattactgccttgagtcttcttgggtatgacgctacaagcttggcacacttgtatttggggagtttctcccattcttctctacagatccactcaagctctgtcaggttggatggggagcgtcgctgcacagatattttcaagtctctccagatatgtttgatcgggttcaagtccaggctctggctgggccactcaaagacattcagagacttgtccaaaagccacttctgcgttgttttggcagtgtgcttagtgtcattgtcctgttggaaggtgaaccatcaccccagtctgaggtcctcagtgcactggagaaggttttcatcaaggatctctctgttctttgctctgttcatctttccttcgatcctgactagtctccaagtccctgccactgaaaaacatgatgctgccaccaccatgcttcactgtagggatggtgccaggtttcttccagacgtgacgtttggcattcaggccaaagagtttaatcttggtttcaccagtccagagaattttgtttcttatggtctgagagtcctttaggtatcttttggcaaattccaaatgggctttcatgtgccttttactgaggaggtggcttctggtcactctaccataaagacctgttTGGTAGGGTGCTGACAAAGAAggttgtctttctggaatgttctcccatctccacagaggaactctggagctttgtcagagtgaccataagGTTATTGGCCATCTCCCTGActatggcccttctcccccgattgctcagtttggctaggTGGCCAgttctagaaagagtcttggtgatttcaaacttcttctatttaagaatgatggaggccactgttcttcgggaccttcaatgctgcagaaatgttttgataatGTTCCCCAGATCTtttccttgacacaatcctgtcttggagctttGCAGaccaattccttcaacctcatggcttgctttttactctgacatgcactgtcaacagtgggaccttacatagacaggtttccaaatcatgtccaatcaattgaatttaccacgggtggactccaatcaagttgtagaaacatctgaaggatgaccaatggaatcATGatgatcaatttcgagtctcatagcaaagggtctgaatacttaagtaaagaggttatttctgtttttttaaaatgtatacatttgcaaacatttctaaaaacgtgtttttgctttgtcattatggggtattgtgtgaagattgatgaggatgtacagtgaagtcgaaagtttacatacacttgtttcaaccactacacaaatctcttgttaacaaactatagttttgccaagtcagttaggacatctactttgtgcatgacacaagtatttttttccaacaattgttgtttacagaaaaaaaaacgcaaatcaatcccagaacaacattaaaggaccttgtgaagatgatggaggaaaggtacaaaagtatttgtATCCAGtgtcaaacgagtcctatatcgacagaacctgaaaggccactcagcgaggaagaagccactgctccaaaaccaccataaaaaagccaaactacggcttgcaactgcacatggggacaaagatcatactttttggagaaatgtcctctgatgaaacaaaaacagaactgtttgaccataatgaccatcgttatgtttggaggaaaaaggaggaggcttgcaagccgaagaacaccatcccaacggtgaagcacaggggtggcagcatcatgttgtgggggtgctttgctgcaggagggaccggtgcacttcacaaaactaATGGCATCGTGAGGCAgcgaaattatgtggatatattgaagatctcaagacatcagttaaaactgcaaatgggtcttccaaatggagaaTGACTCcacgcatacttccaaagttgtggtaaaatggcttaaggacaacaaagtcaaggtgttggagtggtcatcacaaagcactgaactCAATTCgattgaaaatgtgtgggcagacctgaaaaatcgtgtgtgagcaaggagtcctacaaacctgactcagttacagcagctctgtcaggagggccAAAACTCCCcgaatttattgtgggaagcttgtggaaggctaccccgaacatttgacccaagttaaacaagttaaaggcaatgctaccaaataccaattgagtgtatgtaaatcttaaaagaaataaaagctgaagtaaatcattctctctactattattctgacatttcacattcttaaaattaagtggtgatcctaactgacctaaaacaggggatttttacttggattaaatgtcaggaattgtgaaaaaattagtttaaatgtttttggttaaggtgtatataaacatccgacctcaactgtatgttttttttaaatacattttagaataagatttAGAaatagggaaggggtctgaattctttccgaattcAATGTATgcaatccatgcctcaattgtctcaaggctaaaACATCCTTCTTTAAAATCCTTCCCttcttctacactgattgaaatgggataatagctttcacctAAATTCACCttttcagtctatgtcatggaaacagcaggtattcctaatgtttataCAGtgagtgtatatacacacacacaaacacacacatactcccacTATTTctctcacccacccacacaccaccccctcactcactcaactcacccatcactcactcactcactcactcactcactcactcactcactcactcactcactcactccatgtgttatcacaggtgtctgagagagagatggtgactgagCAACGTGTTAGGCTGAAGCCACTGGAGCCCAACACCAGATACTGTGTTCAGGTCCAGGTGTACATACCAATGCCGCACAACAATACGGGGCAGTACAGCAAGGCTGCGTGTGTGATGAGCACCACAAACAACACAACCACAGGTGagctctccacctcctccaccacttctcccttctccctcacgCACCCTTCCCCCCTTTCTTCCACTTTTTTTCCCCACCCTTCATAATTTGATGATACCAAAGAGCATTTGTGTTCCTTGTTGCAAATGGAACGTAAAACTTCCTCAGCAAAACAGAAATTTAAATGATCTCTGCCATCAGTTCAGTTTCTGAGGGTCGTTCTAACTGGTGTCCACCTGTGTCTGTGCTTTAGATGGGGAGCGAAGGTTGTCTGAGGGCCTGGTGGTCAGTTTGGTGACGGTAGCTGTGGCTTTTCCACTACTACTCCTAGTCCCCTGGGTCATCTACAAAGGGAAAAGGTTTCTCCATCCCAAGGTTAAGCTGCCTGAGCATTTGAAacaggtactgtgtgtgtgtgtgtgtgtgtgtgtgtgtgtgtgtgtgtgtgtgtgtgtgtgtgtgtgtgtgtgtgtgtgtgtgtgtgtgtgtgtgtgtgtgtgcgtgtgtgtgtgtgtgtgtttgtgtgtgtgtgcacccctGCGTACTTGGTGCACATCTGTGTGGGTCTGTgttcaattaattaattaatcaatccatccatctattcacccacccattcatccatccattcattggATGGTTGATTGACTGAAAGTTTTTCTCCCCCACAGCACCTGATTGATTCTCATGAATACCCTTACCTGGCCTCGCAGATCACCTCTCCTCTACAAGAGAAGTATGATCAGATCAGCGCTCTGTGTGAGGAAAATCCATACAATGTGCTGACTGACATACCAGAGGACAACCTTTACCATGTGGATAGTGGGGTCTCTGTGGAGATGCCTAAATACTACAATGCTGTTGCTGAAAATGCCATTTTTGACATGCCCTACAAGAATATCTGACAATGGTATCAAGACATGAGCTACTGTAATCATTCTGTATATGGGCATATGGAATCTGAGTATAACAGGTAGTCATGATGGATTGCAAGCCATTAACATTAGCATAGGCCCCTACCCTTCAACATAAATATTTTAACTTTTAAGTGTTTTTTCTCTTAAAGTTTCCTGCTTACAAAACCGCATACAACTTCATACTTTTTAGTTGCTTTTTTTACAtactttatatatatacatactaccagtcaaaagtttggacatacctacttattcaagggtttttctttgttgtaaatattttctacattttaaaataaaagtGAAGAAATTTTTTCagtgttatttgatagttttgatgtcttcactattattctacaatgtagaaaatagtcaaaataaagaaaaacccttgaatgagtaggtgtgtccaaattaaagtataaatgtacagtatatcatccaaattcagtataaatgtgtatatatatgtatatatatatacatgtatatgtatgtaaatgtatatatatatatgtatatatctgtgaaaatatatatttatatatatatatatatatatatatatgtatgtgtatatatatgtacagtggggagaacaagtatttgatacactgccgattttgcaggttttccaacttacaaagcatgtagaggtctgtaattttttataaTAGGTACGCTtcatctgtgagagacggaatctaaaacaaaaatccagaaaatcacattgtatgatttttaagtgattcattttcattttatcgcatgacataagtatttgatacaccagaaaagcagaatttaatatttgttacagaaacctttgtttgcaattacagagatcatacgtttcctgtagttcttgaccaggtttgcacacactgcagcagggattttggcccactcctccatacagaccttctctagatccttcaggtttcggggctgtcgctgggcattacggactttcagctccctccaaagattttctattgggttcaggtctggagactggctaggccactccttgagatgcttcttatggagccactccttagttgccctggctgtgtgtttcgggtcgttcaatgcccatcttcaatgctcttactgagggaaggagattgttggccaagatcttgcgatacatggcctcatccatcctcccctcaatacggtgcagttgtcctgtcccctttgcagaaaagcatccccaaagaattatgtttccacctccacgcttcacggttgggatggtgttcttggggttgtactcatccttcttcttcctccaaacatggcgagtggagtttagaccaaaaagctctacttttgtctcatcagaccacatgaccttctcccattccacctctggatcatccagatggtcattggcaaacttcagacgggcctggacatgcgctggcttgagcagggggaccttgcgtgcgctgcaggattttaatccatgacggcgtagtgtgttactaatggttttctttgagactgtggtcccagctctcttcaggtcattgaccaggtcctgccgtgtagttctgggctgatccctcaccttcctcatgatcattgatgccccacgaggtgagatcttgcatggagtcccagaccgagggtgattgaccgtcatctttaacttcttccattttctaataattgcaggtctacaattttaccctgatgtccttacacagctctctggtctctgccattgtggagaggttggagtctgtttgattgagtgtgtggacaggtgtcttttatacaggttacgagttcaaacaggtgcagttaatacaggtaatgagtggagaacaggagggattcttaaataaaaactaacaggtctgtgagagccggaattcttactggttggtaggtatcaaatacgtatgtcatgcaataaaatgcaaatgaattacttaaaaatcctacaatgtgattttctggatttttgttttagattccttctctcatagttcaagtgtacctatgataaaaaattacagccctatacatgctttgtaagtaggaaaacctgccaaattggcagtgtatcaaatacttgttctccccactgtatatatatatatattttatatacatatatatatatatatatatatatatatatatacacagtatatataaagatataaacaccttcaaactttgctttcgtcaaagaatcctccatttgcagaaattacagccttgcagaccttcggtattctagttgtcaatttgttgaggtaatctgaagagatttcaccccatgctcctgaagcacctcccacaaattggattggcttcatgggcacttcttatgtaccatacggtcaagctgctcccacaacagctcaatagggttgagatccggtgactgtgctggccactccattatagacagattACCAGCCGACTGCTTCTTCCGTAGTTTGATGTTttgctttggatcattgtcctgttgtaggaggaaattgtctCCAATAAAGCGCcctccacagggtatggcatggcgatGCAAAATgtagtgatagccttccttcttcaaaaTTCCTTTCACCCTCTACAAATTTCCCACTtgaccaccaccaaagcacccccagaccatcacattaccTCCACCATACTTGACAGATggcatcaagcactcctccagcatcttttcattttttctgcgtctcatgAATGTTCCTCTTTGTGATCCGAAAACCTCAAACTTAGacttgtctgtccataacactttttttccaatcttcctctgtccagtgtctatgttcttttgcccatcttagtattttatttttattggccagtctgagatatggctttttctttgcaactctgcctaaaaggccagcattccggagacgcctcttcactgttgatgttgagactggtgttttgcgggtactatttactgaagctgccagttgaggacttgtg
This is a stretch of genomic DNA from Oncorhynchus mykiss isolate Arlee chromosome 7, USDA_OmykA_1.1, whole genome shotgun sequence. It encodes these proteins:
- the LOC110527592 gene encoding interleukin-10 receptor subunit beta, which codes for MAFYLLITLGFRFISAESLLPQPQNVEVVSYNMDAIVKWDAPLTSLKNLTYTAEYRMPSTASFYTVCKATKEHRCDFGKLPSCHGNYQFRVRIELEGNTSSWAETPNFSLKKGTVIGPPNVTLVTKGGALGAVEVNIQNPVLKISSLKEAYSKVEYNIRYWKKTDKKDVSEREMVTEQRVRLKPLEPNTRYCVQVQVYIPMPHNNTGQYSKAACVMSTTNNTATAESLLPQPQNVEVVSYNMDAIVKWEAPLTSLKNLTYTAEYRMTSTASFYTVCKATKEHRCDFGKLPSCHGNYKFRVRIELEGNTSSWAETPNFSLKKGTVIGPPNVTLVTKGGALGAVEVNIQNPVLKISSLNEAYSKVEYNIRYWKKTDKKDVSEREMVTEQRVRLKPLEPNTRYCVQVQVYIPMPHNNTGQYSKAACVMSTTNNTTTDGERRLSEGLVVSLVTVAVAFPLLLLVPWVIYKGKRFLHPKVKLPEHLKQHLIDSHEYPYLASQITSPLQEKYDQISALCEENPYNVLTDIPEDNLYHVDSGVSVEMPKYYNAVAENAIFDMPYKNI